A genomic window from Phyllopteryx taeniolatus isolate TA_2022b chromosome 2, UOR_Ptae_1.2, whole genome shotgun sequence includes:
- the LOC133474523 gene encoding uncharacterized protein LOC133474523, producing MTGKSRELVDMMIRRKVDILCVQETRWKGSKARSLGAGFKLFYHGVDGKRNGVGVILKEELAKNVLEVKRVSDRVMRLKFEIEGVMCNVISGYAPQVGCDLEVKEKFWKELDDVVLSIPDRERVVIGADCNGHVGEGNKGDEEVMGKYGIQERNLEGQMVVDFATRMQMAVVNTFFQKRHEHRVTYKSGGRSTQVDYILCRRCNLKEVTNCKVVVGESVARQHRMVVCKMTLVVGRKIRKTKAEKRTMWWKLRQDECCAAFREEVIQALGGREELPEDWTTAAKVIREAGRRVLGVSSGRKGEKETWWWNLTVQEIIQGKRLAKKKWDTERTEERRKEYIEMRHRAKVEVAMAKQEAYDDMYGRLDTKEGEKDLYRLARQRDRDGKDVQQVRVIKDRDGNMLTGASSVLGRWKEYFEELMNEENDREGRVEEASVVDQEEAMISKGEVRKALKRMKNGKAVGPDDIPVEVWKHLGEVAVEFLTSLFNRILVREKMPEEWRKSVLVPIFKNKGDVQSCGNYRGIKWMSHTMKLWERVVEARLRTEVSICEQQYGFMPRKSTTDALFALRMLMEKYREGQKELHCVFVDLEKAYDRVPREELWYCMRKSGVAEKYVRIIQDMYEGSRTAVRCAVGVTEEFKVDVGLHQGSALSPFLFAVVMDRLTDEVRLESPWTVMFADDIVICSESREQLEEQLERWRHALERRGMKISRSKTEYMCMNERGGGGRMRLQGEEMARVEDFKYLGSTVQSNGECGQEVKKRVQAGWNGWRKVSGVLCDRRVSARMKGKVYKTVVRPAMMYGLETVALKRKQEAELEVAEMKMLRFALGVTRLDKIRNELIRGTAKVRCFGDKVRESRLQWFGHVQRREREYIGRRMMRMELPGKRARGRP from the coding sequence atgacaggaaaatctcgggagttggttgacatgatgattaggagaaaggttgatatattgtgtgtccaggagaccaggtggaaaggcagtaaggctagaagtttaggggcagggtttaaattattttaccatggtgtagatgggaagagaaatggagtcggggttattttaaaagaagagttggctaagaatgtcttggaggtgaaaagagtatcagatcgagtgatgaggctgaaatttgaaattgagggtgttatgtgtaatgtgattagtggctatgccccacaggtaggatgtgacctagaggtgaaagagaaattctggaaggagctagatgatgtcgttctgagcatcccagacagagagagagtcgtaattggtgcagattgtaatggacatgttggtgaaggtaataagggtgatgaagaagtgatgggtaagtacggtatccaggaaaggaacttggagggacagatggtggtagactttgcaacaaggatgcaaatggctgtagtgaacacttttttccagaagaggcacgaacatagggtgacctacaagagcggaggtagaagcacacaggtggattacatcttgtgcagacgatgtaatctgaaggaagttaccaactgtaaggtagtggtaggggagagtgtggctagacagcataggatggtggtgtgtaagatgactctggtggtggggaggaaaattaggaagacaaaggcagagaagagaaccatgtggtggaagctgagacaggacgagtgttgtgcagcttttcgggaagaggtgatacaggctctcggtggacgggaagagcttccagaagactggaccactgcagccaaggtgatcagagaagcaggcaggagagtacttggtgtatcttctggcaggaaaggagagaaggagacttggtggtggaacctcacagtacaggaaatcatacaaggaaaacggttagctaagaagaagtgggacactgagaggaccgaggagaggcgaaaggaatacattgagatgcgacacagggcaaaggtagaggtggcaatggcaaaacaagaggcatatgatgacatgtatggcaggttggacactaaagaaggagaaaaggatctatacaggctggccagacagagggatagagatgggaaggatgtgcagcaggttagggtgattaaggatagagatggaaatatgttgactggtgccagcagtgtgctaggtagatggaaagaatacttcgaggagttgatgaatgaggaaaatgatagagaagggagagtagaagaggcaagtgtggtggaccaggaagaggcaatgattagtaagggggaagttagaaaggcattaaagagaatgaaaaatggaaaggcagttggtcctgatgacattcctgtggaggtatggaagcatctaggagaggtggctgtggagtttttgaccagcttgttcaatagaattctagtgcgtgagaagatgcctgaggaatggaggaaaagtgtactggtgcccatttttaagaacaaaggtgatgtgcagagctgtggcaactatagaggaataaagtggatgagccacacaatgaagttatgggaaagagtagtggaggctcgactcaggacagaagtgagtatttgcgagcaacagtatggtttcatgccgagaaagagtaccacagatgcattatttgccttgaggatgttgatggaaaagtacagagaaggtcagaaggagctacattgtgtctttgtagatctagagaaagcctatgacagagtacccagagaggaactgtggtactgcatgcggaagtctggagtggcagagaagtatgtgagaataatacaggacatgtacgagggcagcagaacagcggtgaggtgtgctgtcggtgtgacagaagaatttaaggtggacgtgggactgcatcagggatcagccctgagccccttcctttttgcagtggtgatggataggctgacagatgaggttagactggaatccccgtggaccgtgatgtttgcagatgacattgtgatctgcagtgaaagcagggagcagctggaggaacagttagaaagatggaggcatgcactggaaagaagaggaatgaagattagccgaagtaaaacagaatatatgtgcatgaatgagaggggtggtgggggaagaatgaggctccagggagaagagatggcaagggtagaggactttaaatacttggggtcaaccgtccagagcaatggtgagtgtggtcaggaagtgaagaaacgggtccaagcaggttggaacgggtggaggaaggtgtcaggtgtgttatgtgacagaagagtctctgctaggatgaagggcaaagtttataaaacagtggtgaggccagccatgatgtatggattagagacagtggcactgaagagaaaacaggaagcagagctggaggtggcggaaatgaagatgttgaggttcgctctcggagtgaccaggttggataaaattagaaatgagctcatcagagggacagccaaggttcgatgttttggagacaaagttagagagagcagacttcaatggtttggacacgtccagaggagagagagggagtatattggtagaaggatgatgaggatggagctgccaggcaagagagctcgaggaagacca